The Fusobacterium sp. IOR10 genome segment TATGGTTTGGAGAAATAATTGTTGCCATTAAATTTCCACCAAAAGCTGGTCTTGTCATTTCTAATCTTTTAAATTCATCATCAGATATTTCTAATTTTGTACAGTCTGCAGTAAGTCCACACGCCATTCTAGATGACACTCTAGGTGCTAAATCTCTTCCTAAAGTTGTAGCTCCAAATAAAACTATTTCTGGTTTTTTTGCATCTATTATAGCTTTAAAAGCTTGAGCATAAGCTTCTGTACTGTATATTTTTAATTCTGGTTTATCTACAACTAGAACTTTATCAGCACCATAAGCTACTAATTCTTTTGCTAATCCTTCTATTCCTGATCCCATTAATGCTGCAGTAACAGGTACATTTAATTTTTCAGCTAATTCTTTTGCTTTTCCTATTAATTCTATCCCTACTTTTTGTAATTGCCCGTCTCTTTGTTCAGCAAATACAAGTATTCCTTTATAATCGCTTAAATTCATTATCCTATCTCCTTTTCTCAAGAATTTTTCTTCGTCTCTAACTATATTTCGTTTTTAAACTATATAACGAATTTTTCTTTTAGTTTTTCTACAATTAAACTTACAGCTTGTTTTGTATCTAAGTCATTAAATACTTTTCCTGCTTGTTTTGCACCTTTTGTAAATGATTTTTTAACTTGTGTTGGAGAACCTTTTAATCCTAGTTTTTCTGCATCTATTTTTACATTTTCAGTTGTCCAAACTTCAACCTCTTTATCAAATGCATCAACTATATTTCCAACTCTCATATATCTAGGTTGATTAGCTTCTGACAATACTGTTACTAGTGCTGGTAATTCAGCTTCTAATAAGTAATATCCATCTTCTACTACTCTTTTAACTTTAATTGTTTTTGTTGCATCGTTATACTCTAATTCTTTTAAATAAGAGATTTGAGGTATTCCTAAATGTTCTGCGATTTGTGGTCCTACTTGAGCAGTATCCCCATCAATAGCTTGTCTTCCAGCTATAATTAAATCATAGTCTATTTCTCTTAAAGCTGCTGCTAGAGCATTTGATGTTGCTAAAGTATCTGCCCCTGCAAATTTTCTATCTGTTAATAGTATTGCTCTATCAACACCCATAGCATAAGCTTCTCTTAAAACTGCATCTGCTTGGGGAGGTCCCATTGTGATTACTGTTATATGAGCTCCATATGCTTCTTTTAATTTTAATGCTTCTTCTAGTCCACCTTTATCATCAGGGTTCATTATACTAGGAACTCCGTCTCTAATTAATGTTCCTTTTACTGGATCTAGTTTTATTTCTGTTGTATCTGGAACTTGTTTTATACAAACTACTATATTCATTTTCTATCCTCCAATATTTTTCAATATGTTCATTACCTTTTATTCTTATCTAAATAAATTTCCTGCTATTACCATTCTTTGAACTTCAGAAGTTCCTTCATAGATTTCAGTTATTTTAGCATCTCTCATCATTCTTTCAACTGGATATTCTCTTGTATATCCGTATCCACCATGGAATTGTACAGCTTTTGTAGTTACTTCCATAGCTGTTTCAGCTGCAAATAATTTAGCTCTTGCTGCGTCTACACTATATGGTAATCCTGCACTTTCTTTCCAAGCTGCTTTATAAACAAATAATCTTGAAGCTTCTACTTTTACTTCCATATCAGCGATTTGGAATTGAGTATTTTGGAATTTAGCTATAGCTCTTCCAAATTGTTTTCTTTCTTTAGTATAAGCTACAACTTCATCTAAAGCTCCTTGAGCTAATCCTAAAGCTTGAGAAGCTATCCCTATTCTTCCTCCATCAAGAGTCATCATAGCAATTTTAAATCCTTTTCCTTCTTTTCCTAATAAGTTTTCATGTGGTAATCTAACATCTTCAAATATTAATTCACAAGTTGCAGATCCTCTTATTCCTAATTTTTTCTCTTTTTTACCAATTGAGAATCCTGGAGTTCCCTTTTCAATAATGAAAGAAGAAATTCCTTTAAGTCCTTTAGATCTATCTGTCATAGCAAAAATAACATAAACGTCTGCATATCCTGCATTTGTTATGAATATTTTTGATCCGTTAATTATCCATTCATTTGTTTCGGGATCTAAGTGAGCTGTAGTTTGTTGCCCTGCAGCATCTGTACCTGCATTAGGTTCAGTTAATCCAAAAGCTCCAATCCATTCCCCTTTTGCCATTTTAGGAACGTATTTTTGTTTTTGTTCTTCTGTACCAAAATGTAATATTGGCCATAATCCTAAAGATGTATGAGCTGATACTATAACTCCTGTTGTTCCGCAAACTCTTGATAATTCTTCAACAGCCATTGCGTACATTAGGTTATCTCCACCTGCTCCTCCATATTCTTTTGGAACTGGTATTCCCATTATTCCTATTTCTGCCATTTTTTTAACAGTTTCAGTTGGGAATCTTTCCTCTTCGTCTACTTCAGCAGCCAAAGGTTTTACTTCTTTTTCAGCAAATTCTCTTATCATTTGTCTGAAAAGTTCATGTGTTTTAGGTATATTGAATTCCATTCTCTCTAATCCTCCTATATTTTTTTGACTAAAAATCCTCATTAACTATTTTACTACATTTCAATCTATTTGTGCAACATTTTTTTATAATCAAAACTTATCGATGATACATCACCGATAAGTTTTAAATTTATTTATTTTTATAAAGAGTTCTATTTAGCTCTTTTTAAAATTACTGCTACTGACATTCCTCCACCTATACATAAAGTTGCTAATCCATAAGTAAGATCTCTTTTTTCCATTTCATATAATAGAGTTACTAGAATTCTATTTCCTGAACATCCAACTGGATGACCTATTGCTATTGCTCCACCATTTACATTAGTTCTTTCAAGCATCCATTCTTTAGTTACATCATGTTCTTTACAAACTTCTCTTAAAACTCCTAAAGATTGAGATGCAAAGGCTTCATTTAATTCAAATAATTCTATGTCTTTAAGTTTTAAACCAGATTTTTTAATTACGTCTCTTATTGCTGCAACTGGTCCCATTCCCATAATTGCAGGATCTACTCCACCTTGTCCAACTGCAAATACTTCTGCTTTTGCAGTTAAGTTATTTTCTTTTAAAGCTTCTTCAGAAGCTAATAATACTGCTGATGCCCCATCATTTATTCCAGAAGCATTCCCTGCTGTTACACTTCCATCTTTCTTAAATGCTGGTCTTAATTTAGCTAGTCTTTCTGGTGTAGATTTTCTATTTGGATGTTCATCTCTTGCAAACATTTTTGTTTCTTTTTTTCCTACTTTAACTTCTATTGGAACTATTTCATCGTCAAATCTTCCAGAATCAACTGCTGCTATAGCTCTTCTTTGAGATTCATATGCAAATGCATCTTGTTCTTCTCTAGAAATATTATATTTTTCTACTATGTTTTCAGCTGTTATTCCCATGTGATATCCGTGGAATGCATCTGTTAATGCATCTGAAATCATGTGATCAATTAATTTTAAATCTCCCATTTTAACACCAGTTCTTGCTTTTGCAGGTAGAACAAATCCAGCTTGAGACATTGATTCTACTCCACCAGCTAAAATTAAATTAGATTGTCCACATTTAATTTCGCAATAAGCTAAATAAACTGATTTTAATCCAGAACCACAAATCATATTAATTGAATATCCTGGAACTTCTTGAGGAACTCCAGCTTTTATTGATGATTGTCTTCCTATTCCTTGTTTATGTCCTGCATGTAAAACATTTCCCATAACAACTTCATCAAGTTTTGCAGGATCTATTTTAGTTTCATCTATTATTGCTTTTACTATATGAGCCCCTAAATCCCCTGGTGCTACATCTTTAAGACTTCCTAGAAAACTTCCAACTGCTGTTCTTTTCGCTTCTACTAAGTATACTTTTGACATTTTTCCTCCTAAATTTAATTTCTATTTTGATTTCAATATTTAAATATTAAACTTTTTTCAATAAAATTTAATATATTAACTTCAGTAATAAAAAAAACCATCTTCTAATTATATTGTAAATTATGTTTTTTTAAAAATATATTTTATATATATTTAAACTCTTTTGATTTAATTTTAATCTATATGAACTTTTTGCGTTCAAAAAATGTTGAGTTTAAGAAACAAATTTTTAATATTTTTTTGGTTTTCTATTATATTTTTAATTTATTTTGAGTAGTTATAGAAACCTTCTCCTGTTTTCATTCCTAATTTATGTCCACGAACCATTTTTCTTAATAATGGATGAGGTCTATATTTTGTGTCTCCCATTTCATTGTATAAAACTTCCATTATAGCTAAACAAACATCTAATCCTATTAAATCCCCTAAAGCTAATGGTCCGATTGGATGGTTACAACCTAATTTCATTGCAGAATCTATACCTTCAACACTTGCAACACCTTCAGCATAAATACCTATAGCTTCGTTTATCATTGGAATTAATATTCTATTAACTACAAATCCTGGAGCTTCATCAACTTGAACTGGAACTTTTCCAATTGCTTCTGAAATTTCCTTTATTTTTTCAACAATTTCTTTAGGAGTATTTAGTCCTGCTATTACTTCTACTAATTTCATTACTGGTACTGGATTAAAGAAATGCATTCCTATTACTGGTCTTTTTAATCCTGATCCAATTTCAGTTATTGATAATGATGAAGTGTTAGTTGCGAAAATTGTTTCATCCTTACAAATTTCATCTAATTCTCTAAAAGTTTGTCTTTTTATTTCCATATTTTCAATAGCAGCTTCAATAACTAAATCGCAATCTTTACAGATTTCTTTTGTTCCTGTAGATATTCTTTCTAGTATTTCATTTACCACAGATGCTTCCATTTTACCTTTAGAAACTTTTCTTTCTAACCCTTTAGCTATTTTAGCTTTTCCTTTTGCTGCAAACTCTTCATTAATATCACATAACATTACTTCGCATCCATTAGCTTGTGCAAATGTTTGTGCAATACCTGAACCCATTGTTCCTGCTCCAATAACACCTATCTTCATTTTAAATCCTCCTCATATATTTTAATTAATAATTTATTTGTTTATTTGTTTGTAAAACCTTCCACTTTTCTTTTTTCTAAAAAGGCCTTCATTCCATTTTTTTGATCTTCAGTTTCAAAACAACTTCCAAATAGTTTTTCTTCTATAACGATAGCATTATCCATGTCCAATGAAATTCCATCATTTATAGCTTTTTTAGAAGCTCTAACAGCTATTGGAGCATTTCTGACTATTTTTTTTGCTATTTTTTTTGCTTCATCTAACAATTCATCAGCAGAACAAACTTTATTAACTAACCCTATTCTATAAGCTTCTTCAGCTTTTATATTAGAAGCTGTATATATCATCTCTTTTGCCTTTCCTATACCAACAACTCTAGCTAACCTTTGAGTTCCACCAAATCCTGGAGTTATTCCTAAACCTACTTCAGGTTGACCAAATAAGGCATTTTCAGAACAAATTCTTATATCACAGCTTAATGATAATTCACAACCTCCACCAAGAGCGAATCCATTAACAGCTGCTATTACTGGAATCGGAAATGTTTCTATTTTTCTAAAAACATCGTTTCCTATTTTTCCAAAATTTTCTCCTTCTGCTTTGCTCAATAAACTCATTTCAGAAATGTCTGCTCCTGCAACAAAAGATTTAGCTCCTGCTCCTGTTAAAATAAGAGCTCTTGTTTTTTCCAAATCCACAGCATCCACAACTTTATTTAGTAATTCTAAAACTTCAGTATTTAAAGCATTTAAAGCTTTAGGACGATTAATTGTAACTACCCCTATAAAACCCTCTTGCTCATATGTAACAAATTCCATAAAATTTCCTCCTTAATATATTAATGAATTTGATAACTTTTTCATCATTTTCAAGATAAATTTTTGCTTTTAGATTTGTACAATTTTTTTTAAAATATCCTTTTTTTTAAATATAACTAATTATATTGCAATTTCACTTATTTTAAAAATATATTTTATATATATCTTCTCGCTTTTAAAAAAAATAATATAAATTTGGTTTTTTTTAACTCATCAGTCTTAATACTATGTTTTAAATTTCATTACGATACATTATATTTTTAAATAGATCTTTTTTTTATCTTTAAAAGCATATAAACCACTTATTTTTATGCTTAAATTTATATTTTATACACCTTTTAAAAAAAATCTTATATGTTTTTCTCCTATAACATAGTCTAAAACATCATTTTCTTTATTATTTAGCATAATAAATACTCTAAAATAATTACTATTTCTAAAAATAAATGCTCAAAGAATTGAAAAAATTTCTTTAAAATATTTTTAGAAAGCTTAAAATTTATCCATAAACACTATTATTAATATATTCCTTCTATTAAATTTAGATTATTTTTTTATTATGATATAAAAACTTTCTTGAAATTTATTAATTCTTTAAAAAAGCCTCAAATATTAGGGCTTATCTAATATTTGAGGTCACTTCATAGGAAATTCAAAAATCTGTTTTCCAATTATAACTTATCTTTTTTTAATATGACAACACAATAACTCTTTATTCCTTCTTCTCTTCCTGTAAATCCAAGGTTTTCTTCTGTTGTTGCTTTTATACTTATCTTAGATATATCTACATCTAAAACTTCAGATATATTTTTTCTCATAATATTTAAATAATTCTTCAATTTCGGTCTTTGAGCTATAATAATAGAATCTAAATTCCCTATTTTATAATTTTTTTCATTCATTAATTCTTTTGTTTTTTTTAATAAAACTAAACTATCTATATTTAAATATTTATTATCATCATCTGGAAAGTGCTGTCCTATATCTCCTAAAGCTAAGGCTCCTAATATAGCATCAATAATAGCATGAATTAACACATCTGCATCTGAGTGTCCTAAAAGTCCTTTCTCATAAGGAATTTCAATTCCCCCTAAAATTAATTTTCTTCCAATTACTAATTTATGTACATCATATCCATTTCCTATTCTAATCATAATTAATCTACTTCTCCATATATTTCATTATAAAAATCTATTATCTCTTCTTTAGTAGCAGTTGATGTTCCTATTTTCCCAACTACTATTCCTGCTGCTGTATTTGCTATCTTAGCAGCTTCCTCCCAAGTAGCACCAGCTGATCTTGATAAAGTATATAGAGAGATAACTGTATCCCCAGCACCTGTTACATCAAACACTTCCTTTGCAAAAGTAGGTATACTAGTTATTCCATTTTCATCATATAAACTAACACCCTCTTCACTTCTTGTAATTAGTAAGTTGTCTAATTTTAAAATATCTCTAATTTTCATTCCAACTTCATCTATATCTTTTGTATTTGAATCTTTTAAACATAAAAAAGCTTCCTTTTTGTTAGGAGTCATAGAAGATGCTCCTATATAATTTTTTATATTTGAAGGTTTAGGATCAACAGTTACTATTTTATTATTTTTTTTTGCCAATTTTATTATCTCTTTAGATAATCTTGGAGTTAATACACCTTTATTATAATCTGACAAAATTATAGCATCTATCTTATTAATATTTTCTTTTATTTCTTTAATAATTATATCTTCCAATGACCTATCTATATTACTAGTATCTTCCCAATCAATTCTTAATAATTGTTGATTTCCACCTAAAATTCTCCTCTTAACAATAGTTGGTCTTTCTGTACTCTTTATTATCCCAGAAATATCAACTCCCTTTGCCTCCATTGAATTTAATAACTTATCTCCATCTATATCATCTCCAATAATACCATAACAATAAGTTTTCACTCCTAGTGTTGATAAATTATTTATTACGTTTCCAGCCCCTCCTAATACAAATTTTTCTTTTTTTATTAAAACTACAGGAACTGGTGCTTCAGGTGAAATCCTTTCAACACTTCCAATTAGGTAATCATCTAACATTATATCCCCAACAACAGCAATTTTTAATTTATTAAAATTAGAAAGTATTGCTTTGAATCTGTTTTTATTCATAAACTCCTCCAATTCAAATTTATATCTAATATTCTACTAAGAATTTCAAATAATATCAATACTTATTCTGATTTTTAATTATATCTACCTTCAGTTTTATATATAAATCTACTTTTTCCCTTTCCTTTGATTTATATTTGAATAAATTTCCTACTAGTGGTATTGAAGAAATAATCGGAACTTTGTTTATACTTTTTTTAAGCACTTCTTTTTTTAATCCTCCTATTAATATCTCATTTCCTTCTTTTACTTTTAGAGTGGTTTTTAGTATCCTTGAAATTTTAGACCCTTCATTTAAATTTACACTATCTAAATTACTTGATTTAAAATCACTAGATTCAATCTCTAATTTTAAATTAATTAATTCTTCACTCATAATTTCTGGAATGACTCTCAAAACTATTCCAGCTTCTTTAAAGATAGGATAATAGGTTATTTTATTGTTTTCTGTTTCTTCTTTTTCTTGCCCTACTATTTTTTCCTCAGTTATTTTTATCTCACCAATTTCCCCATTAACAGTTACTATGCTTGGAACAGAAGTTATTTTTAAATCTTGCGTTGTCTGTAATAAATCTAAACTAAATTTTAAAAACTCCTTATCATTTTTAAAGGTCTTTAGTAAACTAGCAAAGGTTGAATAAGATTTATCTATACCTACCATTCCATTATTATCTAAAATTTTAAAACCTAATTTATTATTTTCAAAGTTTATATTCTCATCATATATCCATGAAAAGCCTAGTTTTTCAAATAAATTTTCTGTAACATCAATTATTTTTGCAGTTATTCTAACTTGCCTATTGTTATTATCTATACTATTTAAATATTTTTTTATCTTATTTACTTTTTCTTCCTTTCCACTTATATAAACTATATTTTCTTTTAAATTTTTACTAATATTTACCATATTCTTTTTTTCCTGCAATAATTCATTAATATCTATTTCTTTTAAATTATTAATCTTGACTTTTCTGATTATAAAATCATCATTTTGTTTCTTAAAATCTCTATTTTTTATATTTGTTTGTTCCATAGAAATCCTAATTGTATTATTATTTTTATTAACCTCTAAAAGTTCTCCTTCAGTTATATAACCATTTTTTTTAAAGAAATAAAATATATTCCATATGGAATATTATCTAATATAAATTTACCATTCTCATCAGAAATATATTTTTTGTATTTTTCTCCAACTATATTGATTTCAACACCGGATAAATTAGTATTATATTTTTTATCATATACACTTCCTATAACCATCCCTTCACTACTATTCTTTAGTGATTCTTTTGTTATGTATATATATTTATTTTTCTCTTCTATAATATAATGATATTTATAACAACATATTTTTAATATATCATAAATACTTCTATCTTTAGCACTTTTTTCTATGCTAATTTTTTCATTTTCTATATTAGCGTCTGGTATAATTACTATATTTGATTTAGAGGTTAATTTCATACAAAAATCTTTTACTTTTATATTGTTTTCTTCTTTTAAATAACTTATTTCTTTCGTCTTTTCTATTAAATTGGGACTTGCTAATAATAATTGTGTTATTAATATAAATAATACTTTGCTTATCAACTTCATTTTTCTCCTTTTAATCCCTTAAAATATTTCCT includes the following:
- a CDS encoding electron transfer flavoprotein subunit beta/FixA family protein, yielding MNIVVCIKQVPDTTEIKLDPVKGTLIRDGVPSIMNPDDKGGLEEALKLKEAYGAHITVITMGPPQADAVLREAYAMGVDRAILLTDRKFAGADTLATSNALAAALREIDYDLIIAGRQAIDGDTAQVGPQIAEHLGIPQISYLKELEYNDATKTIKVKRVVEDGYYLLEAELPALVTVLSEANQPRYMRVGNIVDAFDKEVEVWTTENVKIDAEKLGLKGSPTQVKKSFTKGAKQAGKVFNDLDTKQAVSLIVEKLKEKFVI
- a CDS encoding acyl-CoA dehydrogenase; translation: MEFNIPKTHELFRQMIREFAEKEVKPLAAEVDEEERFPTETVKKMAEIGIMGIPVPKEYGGAGGDNLMYAMAVEELSRVCGTTGVIVSAHTSLGLWPILHFGTEEQKQKYVPKMAKGEWIGAFGLTEPNAGTDAAGQQTTAHLDPETNEWIINGSKIFITNAGYADVYVIFAMTDRSKGLKGISSFIIEKGTPGFSIGKKEKKLGIRGSATCELIFEDVRLPHENLLGKEGKGFKIAMMTLDGGRIGIASQALGLAQGALDEVVAYTKERKQFGRAIAKFQNTQFQIADMEVKVEASRLFVYKAAWKESAGLPYSVDAARAKLFAAETAMEVTTKAVQFHGGYGYTREYPVERMMRDAKITEIYEGTSEVQRMVIAGNLFR
- a CDS encoding acetyl-CoA C-acetyltransferase — translated: MSKVYLVEAKRTAVGSFLGSLKDVAPGDLGAHIVKAIIDETKIDPAKLDEVVMGNVLHAGHKQGIGRQSSIKAGVPQEVPGYSINMICGSGLKSVYLAYCEIKCGQSNLILAGGVESMSQAGFVLPAKARTGVKMGDLKLIDHMISDALTDAFHGYHMGITAENIVEKYNISREEQDAFAYESQRRAIAAVDSGRFDDEIVPIEVKVGKKETKMFARDEHPNRKSTPERLAKLRPAFKKDGSVTAGNASGINDGASAVLLASEEALKENNLTAKAEVFAVGQGGVDPAIMGMGPVAAIRDVIKKSGLKLKDIELFELNEAFASQSLGVLREVCKEHDVTKEWMLERTNVNGGAIAIGHPVGCSGNRILVTLLYEMEKRDLTYGLATLCIGGGMSVAVILKRAK
- a CDS encoding 3-hydroxybutyryl-CoA dehydrogenase, translating into MKIGVIGAGTMGSGIAQTFAQANGCEVMLCDINEEFAAKGKAKIAKGLERKVSKGKMEASVVNEILERISTGTKEICKDCDLVIEAAIENMEIKRQTFRELDEICKDETIFATNTSSLSITEIGSGLKRPVIGMHFFNPVPVMKLVEVIAGLNTPKEIVEKIKEISEAIGKVPVQVDEAPGFVVNRILIPMINEAIGIYAEGVASVEGIDSAMKLGCNHPIGPLALGDLIGLDVCLAIMEVLYNEMGDTKYRPHPLLRKMVRGHKLGMKTGEGFYNYSK
- a CDS encoding enoyl-CoA hydratase-related protein; protein product: MEFVTYEQEGFIGVVTINRPKALNALNTEVLELLNKVVDAVDLEKTRALILTGAGAKSFVAGADISEMSLLSKAEGENFGKIGNDVFRKIETFPIPVIAAVNGFALGGGCELSLSCDIRICSENALFGQPEVGLGITPGFGGTQRLARVVGIGKAKEMIYTASNIKAEEAYRIGLVNKVCSADELLDEAKKIAKKIVRNAPIAVRASKKAINDGISLDMDNAIVIEEKLFGSCFETEDQKNGMKAFLEKRKVEGFTNK
- the ispF gene encoding 2-C-methyl-D-erythritol 2,4-cyclodiphosphate synthase encodes the protein MIRIGNGYDVHKLVIGRKLILGGIEIPYEKGLLGHSDADVLIHAIIDAILGALALGDIGQHFPDDDNKYLNIDSLVLLKKTKELMNEKNYKIGNLDSIIIAQRPKLKNYLNIMRKNISEVLDVDISKISIKATTEENLGFTGREEGIKSYCVVILKKDKL
- the rfaE1 gene encoding D-glycero-beta-D-manno-heptose-7-phosphate kinase, with amino-acid sequence MNKNRFKAILSNFNKLKIAVVGDIMLDDYLIGSVERISPEAPVPVVLIKKEKFVLGGAGNVINNLSTLGVKTYCYGIIGDDIDGDKLLNSMEAKGVDISGIIKSTERPTIVKRRILGGNQQLLRIDWEDTSNIDRSLEDIIIKEIKENINKIDAIILSDYNKGVLTPRLSKEIIKLAKKNNKIVTVDPKPSNIKNYIGASSMTPNKKEAFLCLKDSNTKDIDEVGMKIRDILKLDNLLITRSEEGVSLYDENGITSIPTFAKEVFDVTGAGDTVISLYTLSRSAGATWEEAAKIANTAAGIVVGKIGTSTATKEEIIDFYNEIYGEVD
- a CDS encoding type II secretion system protein GspD, coding for MEQTNIKNRDFKKQNDDFIIRKVKINNLKEIDINELLQEKKNMVNISKNLKENIVYISGKEEKVNKIKKYLNSIDNNNRQVRITAKIIDVTENLFEKLGFSWIYDENINFENNKLGFKILDNNGMVGIDKSYSTFASLLKTFKNDKEFLKFSLDLLQTTQDLKITSVPSIVTVNGEIGEIKITEEKIVGQEKEETENNKITYYPIFKEAGIVLRVIPEIMSEELINLKLEIESSDFKSSNLDSVNLNEGSKISRILKTTLKVKEGNEILIGGLKKEVLKKSINKVPIISSIPLVGNLFKYKSKEREKVDLYIKLKVDIIKNQNKY
- a CDS encoding prealbumin-like fold domain-containing protein, which translates into the protein MKLISKVLFILITQLLLASPNLIEKTKEISYLKEENNIKVKDFCMKLTSKSNIVIIPDANIENEKISIEKSAKDRSIYDILKICCYKYHYIIEEKNKYIYITKESLKNSSEGMVIGSVYDKKYNTNLSGVEINIVGEKYKKYISDENGKFILDNIPYGIYFISLKKMVI